One Dioscorea cayenensis subsp. rotundata cultivar TDr96_F1 chromosome 17, TDr96_F1_v2_PseudoChromosome.rev07_lg8_w22 25.fasta, whole genome shotgun sequence DNA window includes the following coding sequences:
- the LOC120281328 gene encoding probable polyamine oxidase 5, giving the protein MVAKKSRVLIVGAGMAGLTTAHRLYTTAPDLFDLTIVDANHRIGGRIFTSEFAGDRVEMGATWIHGIGGSPVYDIACKIHALDDPKPWERMDGYPDDAVTVGEGGVVLDPAMVSSISTLYRTLMDTAKDGGLPASAGPSVGSFLRRGLQAYRGSNRGDVAAEAVEDAVFAMNENTERTYTSADDLEKLNLAAESEYREFPGEQITIAKGYSRVIEHLASVLPAGTIRLGRKVERIEWSPDGGGTTAEQPVKVVLEDGSEMAVDHVVVTVSLGVLKAKGGMEFNPSLPLFKREAIGRLGFGVVNKLFVEVEEGEVMPSMEMAFEKEKKKKKEEDEEGGMRHVAKIPWWMRRTASICPIYNGSRVGLAWFAGKEAMELEKLSDEEIKSGVQDTLDGFKMDRRSSVIERVKRSGWGSDPLFRGSYSYVTVGSSGDDLDLMAEPVPVNGGGEATGRVGPALQILFAGEATHRTHYSTTHGAYFSGIREANRLIQRYSN; this is encoded by the coding sequence ATGGTCGCCAAGAAATCTAGGGTTCTCATCGTCGGCGCTGGCATGGCGGGACTCACCACAGCCCACCGCCTCTACACCACCGCCCCTGACCTCTTCGACCTCACTATCGTAGACGCCAACCACCGGATCGGAGGTCGGATTTTCACCTCTGAGTTTGCCGGTGACCGCGTTGAGATGGGTGCTACTTGGATCCACGGCATTGGTGGTAGTCCCGTCTACGACATCGCCTGCAAGATCCACGCCCTTGACGACCCTAAGCCATGGGAGCGCATGGATGGCTACCCAGATGATGCTGTCACCGTTGGTGAAGGCGGCGTCGTGCTTGACCCAGCGATGGTGAGCTCCATCTCCACTCTTTATCGAACCCTTATGGACACCGCTAAGGACGGAGGGCTTCCCGCCTCTGCCGGACCCAGCGTGGGATCCTTTCTCCGGCGAGGGCTCCAAGCGTACCGTGGTTCCAATCGCGGAGACGTCGCAGCGGAAGCGGTGGAGGACGCGGTGTTCGCGATGAACGAGAACACAGAACGGACCTACACGTCGGCGGATGACCTCGAGAAGCTGAACCTCGCGGCGGAGAGTGAGTACCGTGAGTTCCCCGGCGAGCAGATCACGATCGCTAAAGGGTACTCTCGGGTGATCGAGCACCTGGCATCGGTGTTGCCGGCGGGGACGATCCGGCTGGGGAGAAAGGTGGAGAGGATCGAGTGGTCACCGGACGGCGGGGGGACGACGGCGGAGCAGCCGGTGAAGGTGGTGCTTGAGGATGGGTCGGAGATGGCGGTGGATCACGTGGTGGTGACGGTATCGCTTGGGGTTTTGAAAGCGAAAGGAGGGATGGAGTTCAATCCCAGCCTTCCGTTGTTCAAAAGGGAGGCGATCGGACGGCTGGGGTTTGGCGTGGTGAACAAGTTGTTCGTAGAGGTAGAGGAAGGGGAAGTGATGCCGTCGATGGAGATGGCGtttgagaaggagaagaagaagaagaaggaggaggatgaAGAAGGGGGGATGAGACACGTGGCGAAGATCCCATGGTGGATGAGACGGACGGCGTCGATTTGTCCGATTTACAACGGGTCGAGAGTGGGGTTGGCGTGGTTTGCAGGGAAGGAAGCGATGGAGCTGGAGAAGCTCAGTGATGAAGAGATAAAAAGTGGGGTCCAGGACACGTTGGATGGGTTTAAAATGGACCGGCGGAGCAGTGTAATCGAGAGGGTGAAGAGGAGTGGGTGGGGAAGTGATCCTTTGTTTAGGGGTTCATATAGCTACGTGACCGTTGGATCAAGTGGGGATGATCTGGATTTGATGGCGGAGCCGGTGCCGGTGAACGGCGGAGGTGAAGCCACGGGGAGAGTGGGACCGGCGTTGCAGATATTGTTTGCTGGGGAGGCCACACATAGAACACACTACTCAACCACACATGGAGCGTACTTTAGTGGGATCAGAGAGGCTAATAGATTGATCCAGCGTTACAGTAACTAG
- the LOC120280341 gene encoding L-ascorbate oxidase-like yields the protein MMRVIKVVVLMMMMMMVSMVREGKGEKARHFKWEVGYVFWSPDCEEKMMIGINGKYPGPTIRAKEGDTIVVQLKNNLPTEGVVIHWHGIRQFGTPWADGTAAISQCPIKPDETFTYRFKADKAGTYFYHGHYGMQRAAGLYGSLIVDVADGEKEPFHYDGELNLLLSDWFHQSIHSQMLGLSSNPFRWIGEPQSLLINGRGQYNCSLAAHVLRDGSTSCQINSSDCAPLTLRVLPNKTYRIRIASTTSLSSLNLAIGNHKMTVVEADGNYVQPFIVDDMDIYSGESYSVLITTDQNPLSNYWISVGVRGRLPKTLPALAILNYHPNSPSRLPTLIPPTTPAWNDYAHSKSFTYKILAREGTPMPPNNTSHKIALLNTQTKINGCIRWSINNISLVLSSTPHLGSIKYGLKDALQTGKPAENFPSDYNVMIPPINPNSTKGNNVYKLEFNSTIDVILQNANALAVNASEIHPWHLHGHDFWVLGYGEGRFTEADITQFNLKNPPLRNTVVIFPYGWTAIRFVANNPGVWAFHCHVEPHLHMGMGIIFSEGVDLVGKIPSEALTCGETGKLLMKNHQN from the exons ATGATGAGAGTGATCAAAGTAGTagtgttgatgatgatgatgatgatggttagtATGGTGAGAGAAGGGAAGGGAGAGAAGGCAAGGCATTTCAAATGGGAAGTAGGGTATGTGTTCTGGTCACCAGACTGTGAGGAGAAGATGATGATTGGGATAAATGGGAAATATCCAGGGCCAACCATACGTGCTAAGGAAGGGGACACCATTGTTGTGCAACTTAAGAATAATCTCCCTACTGAAGGTGTTGTCATCCATTGGCATGGTATCAGACAG TTTGGAACACCGTGGGCAGATGGAACTGCAGCCATCTCACAATGCCCAATTAAACCAGACGAAACCTTCACCTACAGATTCAAAGCAGACAAg GCAGGAACGTACTTCTATCATGGACACTATGGGATGCAAAGGGCTGCAGGGTTATATGGGTCATTGATAGTGGATGTGGCTGACGGAGAGAAGGAGCCGTTTCATTatgatggagaactaaacctTTTGCTTAGTGACTGGTTCCACCAGAGCATACATTCTCAGATGCTTGGCCTTTCTTCCAATCCTTTCCGTTGGATTGGAGAACCCCAG AGTTTGCTGATCAATGGCAGAGGGCAGTACAACTGTTCATTGGCAGCACATGTTCTCCGTGATGGATCAACCTCTTGCCAGATTAACAGCAGTGATTGTGCACCATTAACACTTCGAGTCCTGCCGAACAAGACATATCGAATAAGAATAGCGAGCACAACCTCGCTTTCTTCCCTCAACCTGGCCATTGGG AATCACAAGATGACCGTGGTAGAAGCAGACGGCAACTATGTGCAGCCCTTTATTGTGGATGACATGGACATCTATTCAGGAGAAAGCTACTCTGTCCTCATCACCACAGACCAAAACCCCTTGTCAAACTATTGGATCTCTGTAGGTGTTCGAGGAAGACTTCCCAAAACCCTGCCAGCTCTAGCCATTTTAAATTATCATCCAAACTCACCTTCAAGGCTACCCACATTGATACCTCCCACTACGCCTGCATGGAATGACTATGCCCACAGTAAATCTTTCACCTACAAAATCCTTGCCCGAGAAGGCACACCAATGCCCCCAAACAACACCAGTCACAAAATTGCCCTTCTCAATACCCAGACCAAGATAAATGGCTGCATCAGGTGGTCCATCAACAACATATCATTGGTTCTGTCATCCACTCCCCATCTTGGATCTATCAAGTATGGACTGAAGGATGCACTTCAAACTGGAAAACCAGCAGAGAACTTCCCCAGTGATTACAATGTGATGATTCCTCCAATAAACCCTAATTCAACAAAAGGTAATAATGTATACAAGCTTGAGTTCAACAGTACCATTGATGTTATCCTTCAAAATGCAAATGCCCTAGCAGTTAACGCAAGTGAGATACACCCATGGCATTTGCACGGTCATGATTTCTGGGTGTTGGGATATGGAGAAGGGAGATTTACTGAGGCAGATATAACACAGTTCAATCTGAAAAACCCACCATTAAGGAACACCGTGGTAATCTTTCCCTATGGATGGACAGCGATAAGATTTGTAGCAAACAATCCAGGAGTCTGGGCATTTCACTGCCATGTTGAGCCACATTTACATATGGGGATGGGCATAATATTCTCTGAAGGAGTTGATCTAGTTGGAAAGATACCAAGTGAAGCACTGACTTGCGGAGAAACAGGAAAGCTGTTGATGAAGAACCATCAAAATTAA
- the LOC120280340 gene encoding LOW QUALITY PROTEIN: uncharacterized protein LOC120280340 (The sequence of the model RefSeq protein was modified relative to this genomic sequence to represent the inferred CDS: deleted 1 base in 1 codon) — protein MVPMSTLPEITRLFALLASDLRRSKAGAGAEGDEFVGPVSALIRSLNPGDDCQPRVRVLDAALSLMCFKSLEVCHARIEATVQTIVAVLTSLASCKVIRLSGGRGEVLQVGNSISYEDCNDLIRTCGDVIESLERHGGLSCRLLYAAFKAALSSSHYSSLFPFSSTFCDRNGKGSDGSSEMKSVVSKLTYLLPEDSSANNHDDVPMRLILWSLDPLILKHDISEILREKIRRPFLCLKKELHNQLAWRSIIICLVASPTAFVETRALLHNWFLLTGLDYILEVKAAIVGAVLDVLSKPMGWGLSMELGLKFPFSYAYFLNVHQDLLSILTGPISGERFLDLVHHILMASSSVEKHICPSQSSNIISEHGVFDYTTVAYNSTWTLLMDFPVWFYYATALVFCQKDSLDSVLSRGMHAEAAGSKELHEAAVLFISWVLCPLNQVHFDMLVNLLSDISRLWAFNYLANSGYEQRPSSDTHNKTSRGKRLRISKMSTFEKSHTARPHDSSLIGMWLTEFQSHCAQFFSKFSEGKPRQSSSQEPNLLLRKVPLGILISCPSDLDEKGSELVLHYASTGKILNLERRQKKTNCHHSYDNHALCSGEIYGNWALDGACLVLNLMDIVEDISVFWFDCEEARFDFVSHAKGNASSYLLHCVKVLLNLQLDLFQSDDSRGRDALLDLYWRLMHWKDESKQPFEECRLFDDFVDNFARRFSLFGYQDKKASEDPDF, from the exons ATGGTGCCGATGAGCACTTTGCCCGAAATTACCCGCTTGTTTGCCCTACTAGCTTCCGATCTCCGGCGATCCAAGGCTGGCGCCGGCGCCGAAGGGGACGAATTCGTTGGGCCAGTCTCGGCCCTCATCCGTTCTCTCAACCCCGGCGACGATTGCCAGCCTAGGGTTCGGGTTCTTGACGCCGCACTCTCTCTCATGTGCTTCAAATCCCTCGAG GTGTGCCATGCTCGGATCGAAGCCACGGTTCAAACCATCGTTGCGGTGCTCACCTCGCTGGCCTCGTGCAAGGTCATCCGGCTCAGTGGAGGGCGTGGGGAGGTGTTGCAAGTGGGGAACTCTATCTCCTATGAAGATTGCAATGACCTGATCAGAACTTGTGGTGATGTGATTGAGAGTTTAGAACGGCATGGTG GACTTTCTTGTAGACTGTTATATGCTGCTTTCAAAGCTGCACTATCATCATCTCATTATTCAAGTTTATTCCcattttcatcaactttttGTGATAGAAATGGAAAAGGAAGTGATGGCTCTTCTGAGATGAAATCTGTAGTGTCAAAGCTGACTTATCTGCTTCCTGAAGATTCCTCTGCTAACAACCATGATGATGTTCCAATGAG GTTAATTTTGTGGAGCCTTGATCCTTTGATTTTGAAGCATGATATTTCAGAAATTTTGCGGGAAAAAATTAGAAGACCATTTCTTTGCTTGAAGAAAGAGTTGCATAATCAGCTGGCTTGGCGCTCAATAATCATATGCTTGGTAGCTTCTCCAACTGCGTTTGTAGAGACAAGAGCTTTACTGCACAACTGGTTTCTCTTGAC GGGTCTGGATTATATATTGGAGGTTAAAGCAGCAATTGTAGGAGCAGTGCTTGATGTACTTTCCAAGCCTATGGGGTGGGGTCTGTCAATGGAATTGGGACTGAAATTCCCATTTTCTTATGCTTATTTCCTAAACGTACATCAAGACTTGTTGTCCATCCTTACTGGTCCTATTTCTGGTGAAAGATTTTTGGATCTAGTTCACCATATTTTGATGGCATCTTCTTCTGTGGAAAAACACATATGCCCGTCACAATCTTCAAATATCATTTCTGAACACGGAGTATTTGATTATACAACAGTAGCTTATAACTCAACCTG GACACTATTGATGGATTTCCCTGTTTGGTTCTATTATGCAACTGCACTGGTGTTTTGTCAAAAAGATTCTCTTGATTCTGTCCTGTCAAGAGGTATGCATGCTGAGGCTGCCGGCAGTAAGGAGCTACATGAAGCTgcagttttatttatttcttgggTTCTATGCCCATTGAATCAGGTGCACTTTGATATGCTTGTTAACCTTTTAAGTGACATATCTAGGTTATGGGCCTTTAATTATCTAGCAAATAGTGGCTATGAGCAACGGCCTTCCTCAGATACCCATAACAAAACTTCACGCGGCAAGAGACTCAGAATTTCTAAAATGAGCACTTTTGAAAAGTCTCATACAGCTCGACCTCATGACAGCAGCTTGATTGGAATGTGGCTGACTGAATTCCAGTCTCATTGTgctcaatttttttctaaattttctgAAGGAAAGCCAAGACAATCTTCTAGTCAGGAACCAAATTTGTTACTGAGAAAGGTTCCCCTTGGCATATTAATATCTTGCCCTAGTGATCTAGATGAAAAGGGAAGTGAGCTGGTGCTACACTATGCATCCACCGGT AAAATCCTAAATCTGGAAAGGAGGCAGAAGAAGACTAACTGCCATCATAGTTATGATAATCACGCTTTGTGCTCTGGAGAGATTTATGGAAATTGGGCTCTCGATGGTGCTTGTCTAGTGTTAAATCTGATGGATATAGTGGAGGATATATCTGTCTTCTGGTTTGACTGTGAAGAGGCTCGGTTTGATTTTGTTAGTCATGCGAAAGGCAATGCCTCTTCATACTTGCTTCACTGTGTGAAGGTACTTCTGAATCTCCAATTGGATCTGTTCCAGAGTGATGACTCTCGAGGAAGAGATGCATTGCTGGATCTGTATTGGAGGTTAATGCACTGGAAGGATGAATCTAAACAACCTTTTGAGGAATGTAGATTATTTGATGACTTTGTTGATAATTTTGCAAGGAGGTTTAGTTTATTTGGTTATCAAGACAAA AAAGCTTCGGAAGATCCGGATTTCTGA
- the LOC120280578 gene encoding transmembrane 9 superfamily member 7-like, protein MGNRGGVAVILLLCLLFACSARAFYLPGVAPRDFHKDDELPVKVNKLSSTKTQLPYDYYFLEYCKPAQIMNNAENLGEVLRGDRIENSVYTFKMRNDETCKVACRRQLNSEAAKNFKEKIEDEYRVNMILDNLPVAVVRQQRDESQTPSYEHGFRVGLKGRQLTGNNDDKNYIHNHLSFKVMYHKDPESEDARIVGFEVIPSSVKHDYVEWDDNNPKVSTCNTNSKITPSSHSHQEVAENEYVVFSYDVTFQPSEIKWASRWDTYLLMNDDQIHWFSIINSFMIVLFLSGMVAMIMLRTLYRDIANYNQLDAQDEAQEESGWKLVHGDVFRPPVNSSLLCVYVGTGVQFFGMALVTMIFALLGFLSPSNRGGLMTAMVLLWVFMGLFAGYSSARLYKTFKGADWKKNTLKTAFMFPGIVFSIFFVLNALIWGEKSSGAVPFGTMFALVFLWFGISVPLVFVGSFLGFKKPAIEDPVKTNKIPRQVPEQAWYMQPTFSVLIGGILPFGAVFIELFFILTSIWLNQFYYIFGFLFIVFIILLITCAEITIVLCYFQLCSEDYHWWWRAYLTAGSSALYLFLYSAFYFFSKLDITKVVSGILYFGYMLIVSYAFFVLTGTIGFYACFWFVRKIYSSVKID, encoded by the exons ATGGGGAACCGTGGAGGTGTTGCCGTGATCCTCCTCTTGTGCCTCCTCTTTGCTTGCTCCGCTCGCGCCTTCTACCTTCCCGGCGTCGCGCCTCGCGATTTCCACAAG GATGATGAACTTCCAGTGAAAGTGAACAAGCTCTCATCTACAAAGACACAACTtccatatgattattattttctgGAATACTGTAAGCCCGCTCAAATTATGAATAATGCAGAGAATTTAGGAGAAGTTCTGCGTGGTGATCGTATTGAGAACTCGGTCTATACG TTCAAAATGAGGAATGATGAGACTTGCAAAGTAGCTTGTCGTAGGCAACTTAACTCTGAAGCTGCCAAGAATTTTAAGGAGAAGATTGAGGATGAATATCGGGTGAATAT GATCTTAGATAATCTACCTGTTGCAGTTGTTAGACAACAGAGAGATGAAAGTCAAACACCAAGTTATGAACATGGTTTTCGTGTTGGTTTGAAAGGAAGGCAGCTTACTGGT AATAATGATGACAAGAATTACATACATAATCACCTGAGCTTCAAAGTAATGTATCATAAGGACCCTGAGTCTGAAGATGCTCGTATTGTTGGTTTTGAGGTTATTCCGAGCAG CGTAAAACATGATTATGTTGAATGGGATGATAACAACCCTAAGGTTTCAACTTGCAACACAAACAGCAAAATAACTCCATCTAGCCATTCTCACCAGGAAGTTGCAGAGAATGAATATGTTGTGTTCTCATATGATGTTACCTTTCAG CCTAGTGAAATCAAATGGGCATCTCGGTGGGACACTTACCTTCTCATGAATGATGACCAAATTCACTGGTTTTCCATAATAAACTCGTTTATGATTGTCCTCTTTCTTTCCGGCATGGTCGCCATGATTATGTTGAGAACCTTATACAGAGATATAGCTAACTACAATCAATTGGATGCACAAGATGAAGCCCAGGAGGAAAGTGGATGGAAGTTAGTCCATGGGGATGTTTTCAGGCCACCTGTCAACTCCAGTCTGCTTTGCGTTTATGTAGGAACTGGTGTTCAGTTTTTTGGGATGGCATTGGTTACCATGATTTTTGCATTACTAGGCTTCCTCTCCCCATCCAATCGCGGGGGTCTCATGACAGCAATGGTCCTTTTATGGGTCTTCATGGGGTTATTTGCTGGCTATTCCTCGGCGCGCCTTTACAAGACATTCAAGGGCGCAGATTGGAAAAAGAACACATTGAAAACTGCATTTATGTTCCCTGGTATtgttttctctattttctttgTGCTGAACGCTTTGATATGGGGTGAGAAGTCTTCTGGTGCAGTTCCCTTCGGGACCATGTTTGCTTTGGTGTTCTTATGGTTTGGCATATCTGTGCCCTTGGTCTTTGTTGGTAGCTTCTTGGGATTTAAGAAGCCTGCAATTGAGGATCCTGTGAAGACCAACAAGATTCCCAGGCAGGTGCCTGAGCAGGCATGGTATATGCAGCCAACTTTCTCCGTACTCATAGGCGGTATACTTCCATTTGGTGCTGTCTTTATCGAGCTCTTCTTCATCTTGACCTCCATATGGCTGAACCAGTTCTATTACATCTTCGGCTTCCTCTTCATAGTCTTCATCATTCTGTTGATAACCTGTGCTGAAATTACAATTGTACTCTGCTACTTCCAGCTATGCAGCGAAGACTACCACTGGTGGTGGAGGGCATATTTGACAGCAGGTTCTTCAGCCCTCTACTTGTTCTTGTATTCAGCTTTCTACTTCTTCAGTAAGCTCGATATCACCAAGGTTGTTTCTGGGATCCTTTACTTTGGCTACATGTTGATCGTATCCTATGCCTTCTTTGTGCTGACGGGAACGATCGGCTTCTATGCCTGTTTCTGGTTCGTCCGCAAGATATATTCCTCTGTGAAAATCGATTAA